A segment of the Fusobacterium simiae genome:
GTGTAAACATATCCATTTTATTAATTTCATCTGCAAGATGATTTGCCACATCCATTGTAGATTGTTGAACAGTTTTATATCCACTGAAGCCATATCTTAAAAATGCCCAATATTGTAATAATATTTGTGCTCCAGGACGAGAGAAATTTAATGCAAATGTTGGCATTTCTCCACCAAGATAACTTACTTTAAATATAAGACTTTCTGGAAGGTGTGCAGTACTACGCCAAACTACCCAACCAAGACCAGGATAAACTAGTCCATATTTATGCCCTGATGTATTAATAGAAAATACTCTTGGTATACGAAAATCCCATTCCAATTCTGGTTGAATAAATGGGGCTATCATTCCTCCAGAAGCAGCATCAACATGTATAGGAATATCTAAACCTGTATCTTTTTCAATTTTATCTAAAGCTTGAGCAATTTTTTTAACTGGTTCATACATTCCTGTATAAGTCACTCCCATTATTGCTACAACTCCTATTGTATTTTCATCTATATATTTTTCTAAATCATAGCCATCTAAAACTTTATGTTCTAAACTTATTGGAACATATCTTGGTTCAACATCAAAATAATTACAAAATTTTTCCCAGCAAACTTGCACAGCAGAACTCATTATAAGATTAGGATGGGCAATTGATTTTCCAAGTTTTTTCATTTTTTCTTGCCATCTACGTTTAAGAGCTAAGGCACCAAGCATACATGCTTCAGATGAACCAGTTGTAGAACAACCTATAGCATTATCAGGATCTGGTGCATGCCAAAGATCAGCAAGCATATGCCAACAATTTGTTTCAACTCTTGCAGTAGCAGGATATTCATCTTTATCTATTGCATTTTTATCGAATGCTTCAGAGTATAATTTATTTGCACTTTCATCCATCCATGTTGAAACAAAAGTTGCTAAATTTAAACGAGCATTTCCATCCAACATGGATTCATCATGTACAATTTGATAAGCTGTTTCTGGTAACATAGAATCTGTTGGAAAACGATCTACAGAAACAGATGTTACTTCACCTGGACGTGCAAAGATTGGATTGATTTCAATAGTTTTACCTAAATTTTTTTTAGCCATTTTAGACTCCTTTCTTAAATAAAAATAATTCAAAAATTACAATAAAATTTTAAAACTCCTACTAAACAGAAATAGGAAGTTTTTATCTAAATATGATTATAGCACTTTTTAGTATGGTTGTATATTAGATAATTCCCATAAATAGTGGATTTTAGTATAGATATAAAAAAATGAATTGTTATAATTTTACATCATAAAGGTAAATTTATAACAATTCTTTTTATTCTAAAACCAATTCTAATTTACTATTTAGTTATATTTATATAAAAATTATTTTGAATATTTATCTATGTATTCATAGAACAATTTAGCAGGTGCATTTTTTAGCACTTTTTCTATAAATTCATCATTGGGATCTTTAAAGAAACC
Coding sequences within it:
- a CDS encoding glutamate decarboxylase, which produces MAKKNLGKTIEINPIFARPGEVTSVSVDRFPTDSMLPETAYQIVHDESMLDGNARLNLATFVSTWMDESANKLYSEAFDKNAIDKDEYPATARVETNCWHMLADLWHAPDPDNAIGCSTTGSSEACMLGALALKRRWQEKMKKLGKSIAHPNLIMSSAVQVCWEKFCNYFDVEPRYVPISLEHKVLDGYDLEKYIDENTIGVVAIMGVTYTGMYEPVKKIAQALDKIEKDTGLDIPIHVDAASGGMIAPFIQPELEWDFRIPRVFSINTSGHKYGLVYPGLGWVVWRSTAHLPESLIFKVSYLGGEMPTFALNFSRPGAQILLQYWAFLRYGFSGYKTVQQSTMDVANHLADEINKMDMFTLWNYPTDIPVFAWMLKESPNRKWTLYDLSDRLRMKGWQVPAYPMPVNLTDITVQRIVVRNGLSMDLADRFLEDIKSQVEYLESLEHEMPKTNTKSFRH